The Phaseolus vulgaris cultivar G19833 chromosome 5, P. vulgaris v2.0, whole genome shotgun sequence genomic interval TTCGGTGCTACACAGCAATTACAACCAGCTTTTGGAAGCAGCATACTTGGTTTCTCAACCCCTTTTGGTGAGTTATCTCAGCCAGCGTTTGGTGCTACAAGCACTCCTGCATTTGGTAAATCGAGCACTCCTGCATTTGATGCAACTAGCACCCCTGCGTTTGGTTCCACCTCTAGCCCAACTTTTGGTAGCACAGGGATTGCATTTGGGGTGTCAAGTTCTCCCGTATTTGGTGGTGGGGGAGCCTTTGGTGCTTCTAGTAACCCTATGTTTGGTCCATCAAGCACGTCTGCATTTGGTAGTTCAAGCACTCCATTTGGGGCCTCTAGTACTCCTGCTTTTGGGCCCTCTAGTACGCCTGCATTTAATTTTGGATCCACTCAGGCTTTTGGTCAGTCTTCTTCTGCATTTGATAGCAGCAGTCCATTTGGTAGTACGGCCTCACCCTTTGGAGGTCAGAGTTCAGCATTTGGTGAGTTCAAGAACCATTAGAATTTTGACTgttatatttctactttaaaGATATTAGGCCCTATAGTATCTTGTGCACATGTAGTTGAAAGTAATCTTCAAATATTTTCACTTTCAGGATCTCAAACACCATCATCGGCCTTTGGAAATACTGGTATTGGACAGTCAGGTTTTGGAGGTCAGGGACGGGGTGGAAGTAGAGTAGCTAGTTACACAGCAACAACGGAAGCAGAAGGAGATAGTGGTACCTCTGGGGAGACTGCAAAATTGGAATCCATATCTGCCATGCCTGTTTACAAAGACAAAAGTCATGAGGAACTAAGATGGGGGGACTATCAATTGGGAGACAAAGgtattttttaacaattataaACATTTGTTTAATTCTTCTGGCTTTCATTGCAGTATGATGATTTTGACTTAATGTTTTCTATAATTTAGGTGGACCACTGCCCTCTGGTCAGTCTACTGGTTTGGCAGGCTTCAGTTTGTCTACAACACAGACAAATGCCTTTTCTCCTTCATCAGTGTTTGGTCAATCATCAGGCAATTCTTTTTCTTCCACAACACCTAATTCTAACCcgtttgccccaaagagttcACCCTTTTCTTCTGGATTTGGAACTTCTGCTGCTCCAGTCTTCAGTTCAtcagcttttggttcttcaacaGAAGCAACAGCAGCAGAACCCTCTATTTTTGGTTCGTCCCCATCGCCATTTGGAGCTAACTCTTCTTCaattatatttctattttaaagaTATTGGGCATATAGTATCTTGGGCAAATGTAGTTGAAAGTAATCatcaaatattttctctttcagGATCTCAAACACCATCATCGGCCTTTCGAAATACTGGTATTGGACAGTCAGGTTTTGGAGGTCAGCAACGGGGTGGAAGTAGAGTAGCTAGTTACACAGCAACAAC includes:
- the LOC137835170 gene encoding nuclear pore complex protein NUP98A-like isoform X4, which codes for MFGSNPFAQSSSSPFGSQSVFGLTNSSTNPFVPKPFGSTSPFGSQTGSFMFGGTSTWVFGAAQQSSCGSSSSSFCGSSVFGQKPAFGGFGSIPTQTNPFGATQQLQPAFGSSILGFSTPFGELSQPAFGATSTPAFGKSSTPAFDATSTPAFGSTSSPTFGSTGIAFGVSSSPVFGGGGAFGASSNPMFGPSSTSAFGSSSTPFGASSTPAFGPSSTPAFNFGSTQAFGQSSSAFDSSSPFGSTASPFGGQSSAFGSQTPSSAFGNTGIGQSGFGGQGRGGSRVASYTATTEAEGDSGTSGETAKLESISAMPVYKDKSHEELRWGDYQLGDKGGPLPSGQSTGLAGFSLSTTQTNAFSPSSVFGQSSGNSFSSTTPNSNPFAPKSSPFSSGFGTSAAPVFSSSAFGSSTEATAAEPSIFGSQTPSSAFRNTGIGQSGFGGQQRGGSRVASYTATTEADSGTSGQTAKLESISAMPVYKDKSHEELRSEDYQLGDKE
- the LOC137835170 gene encoding nuclear pore complex protein NUP98A-like isoform X2, encoding MFGSNPFAQSSSSPFGSQSVFGLTNSSTNPFVPKPFGSTSPFGSQTGSFMFGGTSTWVFGAAQQSSCGSSSSSFCGSSVFGQKPAFGGFGSIPTQTNPFGATQQLQPAFGSSILGFSTPFGELSQPAFGATSTPAFGKSSTPAFDATSTPAFGSTSSPTFGSTGIAFGVSSSPVFGGGGAFGASSNPMFGPSSTSAFGSSSTPFGASSTPAFGPSSTPAFNFGSTQAFGQSSSAFDSSSPFGSTASPFGGQSSAFGSQTPSSAFGNTGIGQSGFGGQGRGGSRVASYTATTEAEGDSGTSGETAKLESISAMPVYKDKSHEELRWGDYQLGDKGGPLPSGQSTGLAGFSLSTTQTNAFSPSSVFGQSSGNSFSSTTPNSNPFAPKSSPFSSGFGTSAAPVFSSSAFGSSTEATAAEPSIFGSQTPSSAFRNTGIGQSGFGGQQRGGSRVASYTATTEADSGTSGQTAKLESISAMPVYKDKSHEELRSEDYQLGDKGAT
- the LOC137835170 gene encoding nuclear pore complex protein NUP98A-like isoform X1; translation: MFGSNPFAQSSSSPFGSQSVFGLTNSSTNPFVPKPFGSTSPFGSQTGSFMFGGTSTWVFGAAQQSSCGSSSSSFCGSSVFGQKPAFGGFGSIPTQTNPFGATQQLQPAFGSSILGFSTPFGELSQPAFGATSTPAFGKSSTPAFDATSTPAFGSTSSPTFGSTGIAFGVSSSPVFGGGGAFGASSNPMFGPSSTSAFGSSSTPFGASSTPAFGPSSTPAFNFGSTQAFGQSSSAFDSSSPFGSTASPFGGQSSAFGSQTPSSAFGNTGIGQSGFGGQGRGGSRVASYTATTEAEGDSGTSGETAKLESISAMPVYKDKSHEELRWGDYQLGDKGGPLPSGQSTGLAGFSLSTTQTNAFSPSSVFGQSSGNSFSSTTPNSNPFAPKSSPFSSGFGTSAAPVFSSSAFGSSTEATAAEPSIFGSQTPSSAFRNTGIGQSGFGGQQRGGSRVASYTATTEADSGTSGQTAKLESISAMPVYKDKSHEELRSEDYQLGDKGGPLLM
- the LOC137835170 gene encoding nuclear pore complex protein NUP98A-like isoform X3; this encodes MFGSNPFAQSSSSPFGSQSVFGLTNSSTNPFVPKPFGSTSPFGSQTGSFMFGGTSTWVFGAAQQSSCGSSSSSFCVFGQKPAFGGFGSIPTQTNPFGATQQLQPAFGSSILGFSTPFGELSQPAFGATSTPAFGKSSTPAFDATSTPAFGSTSSPTFGSTGIAFGVSSSPVFGGGGAFGASSNPMFGPSSTSAFGSSSTPFGASSTPAFGPSSTPAFNFGSTQAFGQSSSAFDSSSPFGSTASPFGGQSSAFGSQTPSSAFGNTGIGQSGFGGQGRGGSRVASYTATTEAEGDSGTSGETAKLESISAMPVYKDKSHEELRWGDYQLGDKGGPLPSGQSTGLAGFSLSTTQTNAFSPSSVFGQSSGNSFSSTTPNSNPFAPKSSPFSSGFGTSAAPVFSSSAFGSSTEATAAEPSIFGSQTPSSAFRNTGIGQSGFGGQQRGGSRVASYTATTEADSGTSGQTAKLESISAMPVYKDKSHEELRSEDYQLGDKGGPLLM